A single region of the Syntrophotaleaceae bacterium genome encodes:
- a CDS encoding helix-hairpin-helix domain-containing protein produces the protein MKRNRGINLLVGILLVVTGSHLGRSVFSAREDPPAFLHAVEDQNWVALGSGFPRPGVHQFIDGQTPRSVIQMSLGGYSLPSTYDERLDRPLDNGEELDLIVKDIEIVEILRKWMPASQRIVLMIPLHPRSMIGEDWMALPGIGPKLAERIEEYRQKNGDFSSLEDLEKVRGIGEKRISAWEEFF, from the coding sequence ATGAAACGAAATCGGGGGATAAACCTTTTGGTTGGCATCCTCCTGGTCGTGACAGGCAGCCATCTGGGCCGGTCGGTCTTTTCCGCAAGGGAAGACCCTCCGGCCTTTCTTCATGCCGTTGAAGACCAAAACTGGGTCGCGCTCGGCTCCGGGTTTCCTCGTCCCGGCGTTCATCAATTTATTGACGGTCAGACTCCCCGGAGCGTCATTCAAATGTCGCTCGGCGGTTACAGCCTGCCATCGACCTATGACGAACGCCTCGACCGGCCGCTGGACAATGGGGAGGAACTCGATCTGATTGTGAAAGATATTGAAATTGTTGAGATTTTAAGGAAATGGATGCCTGCCTCTCAACGCATTGTATTGATGATCCCACTGCATCCGCGAAGCATGATCGGCGAAGATTGGATGGCACTGCCCGGGATCGGGCCCAAACTGGCTGAGAGAATTGAAGAATACCGCCAAAAAAATGGCGATTTTTCCTCTCTGGAGGACCTGGAAAAGGTCCGAGGCATCGGGGAGAAGCGGATTTCCGCCTGGGAAGAATTTTTTTAA